CCTTTCCACGCCTTGTCAGCCTCCTCTGACGAAACAGCGTAATCTGCCAGCATCAGGCAAATTCTCGCCTGCAATAAGAAGATTCTTGTGTTTCCAGCTTCCCATATCTCCAGAAGCTTATCCTGCTCATCCAGCACCGCTTGGCTGGCTTCCTTCAGCTCCTGCAGCCAAACTGCTGAATCAAGCAGCAAGCCCTTGGAAAACATGGGCATTTTCACCTCATCAACTTTCTTATATCCCCATTCAGGCTCAATTATAGACAGTACCTCTTGAAAAGAATTGCCCTCAGCTTTCACGAAGCCAGCACAATCTTCTTTTTTCAGTGTCGGCATTCGATGATGGCACAAAATCAACCAGCAAATCATGCTGGCAATAGGTGGCATTTCACCTATCTCCTGAGCATAGTTTTTTTGTATTGCCGCAATAAGAGCCTTTTCATCAATTTTTCCTTCGGCAAGCTGCTGAAGCCAATCAGCATCGTTATCAGCAGCAGCACAAAGATTCTCCACCAGCTTGCAGCTAAGCCACTCGTGACGATAGCAATCTCTCGCTTTCTTCTTTCGCAGCGATTCCTGGAAAGCATCATTGGCTTTGCCCCAATCGTGCAGCAACGAGGTAAGTATCAGTATACCTGAAAGTAATTTCATATATTCCATCATGAACTTCCCTCTTAAATTTATTTAAAGTTCAAACGGTGTATAAATATATCACCAATCAACACTTTTTAAGCCACCTCGCGGCGGTAACTATTTGTATCATTTCTTCTTTTTATGGGCTTGCTGAACAAATGCGATAAAGCAATAGCCCAGCAGGATTCACCTGCCGGGCTATTCTTTATTATTCCAGCAGGGTATCTACACCTTGAATTTTGCTACTTCCTGCTCAAGTTCTCCTGCCATCCTGGCCAGCTGCTGGGTGTTGGTGTTCATTTCATGGACGGCAGCGGTCTGCTGCTCTGTGGCGGCGGAAACAGTTTCGGCGTTGGATACCACGCTGCGGCTCATCTGGCTGATATTGTCGATGGAATTGCGGCAGGTTTTGGCACTAGCGCCGGCCTCCTGGGAGTCGGCGGAAATCTTTTGGGAACGCTGGGCGATCTTGTCCACCAGGGTCACGATCTGGTCGAAGACCTGGCCGGTTTCCTCCACGCTTTTCTGGGTGGAGGTGAGCTGGGCGGTGCCGTCATGCATGCTGCTTACGGCCTGCTCTGTCTCGTGCTGGATCTGGGTGATGAGGGAGGCGATGCGGCTGGCGGCTTCTTCGGACTGGGCTGCCAGTTTCCTGATTTCCTCTGCCACTACGGCAAAGCCCCGTCCTGCCTCTCCTGCCCTGGCGGCTTCGATGGCAGCATTCAACGCCAGCAGGTTGGTCTGCTCAGCGATGCCGGAGATGTCATCGGTGATCTTGCCGATGGTGTCGGAACGCTCTCCCAGGCTGTCAACCACCCTGGCAGATTCGCCTACCACTTCGCTGAGGCGGGCCATATCCTTGACGGTGCGGTCTACGACCTCGGCCCCCTTTTGGGCTTCGTCCGTGGCCTGCTTGGTCTCTACCGCAGCCCGGCGGGCGTTGTGGGCCATGGTCTCTATGCGGGTGAGCAGGTTTTCCATGGCATCAGTAGCCTCGGTGATGGCGGTGAGCTGAGTGTTGGTGGCGTGGGCCACATCGGTGATAGATTCGGCCACCTGCTGGCTGGCGGTGGCGGATTGGGCGGTCATTTCATTCAGCTGAGCAGCATCAGAGGATACCTGCTGGGCAGAGCTGCGGATGGCATCCAAAAGCTTTCTCATGCTGCCTCCCATCACTCCCAGCACTTCCACCATCTGGCCGATTTCATCCTGCCGGCTTGCAAATTCCGGATTGATGGGTTCCTGGCGATAATCTCCTTGGGCAAACTTCTGCAGGCGTCCGGTGACAAAGGAGATAGGGCCGCTGAAGC
This genomic interval from Selenomonas sp. AB3002 contains the following:
- a CDS encoding methyl-accepting chemotaxis protein, coding for MFFMNSVKGRLTAMFVAIGVLATLTVGSYFIFSTIQENKEENIAYRKNLEEHYDREIKLQTEALVSSLNGIYSQQQQGKITEAQGKELALATIRALRYDDGKGYFFADEKATGICVAHATLGSKVEGKMRLNDKDSNGVLYMQEIFKAAQQEGGGYSNFAFPKPGESTDLPKRGYSMEFKPYGWIICTGSWIDYIDEAAAAYVAENDSALYSRIAMAAVIMLVISALMVVFGIKLAGGFSGPISFVTGRLQKFAQGDYRQEPINPEFASRQDEIGQMVEVLGVMGGSMRKLLDAIRSSAQQVSSDAAQLNEMTAQSATASQQVAESITDVAHATNTQLTAITEATDAMENLLTRIETMAHNARRAAVETKQATDEAQKGAEVVDRTVKDMARLSEVVGESARVVDSLGERSDTIGKITDDISGIAEQTNLLALNAAIEAARAGEAGRGFAVVAEEIRKLAAQSEEAASRIASLITQIQHETEQAVSSMHDGTAQLTSTQKSVEETGQVFDQIVTLVDKIAQRSQKISADSQEAGASAKTCRNSIDNISQMSRSVVSNAETVSAATEQQTAAVHEMNTNTQQLARMAGELEQEVAKFKV